In the genome of Mustelus asterias unplaced genomic scaffold, sMusAst1.hap1.1 HAP1_SCAFFOLD_1093, whole genome shotgun sequence, one region contains:
- the LOC144487881 gene encoding uncharacterized protein LOC144487881: MEKQWKCADCGKGFSYPSQLKNHQRSHTGERPFTCSMCGKGFIQSSHLLSHQQVHLDERLLNHSDCESNFKSSEDLVTHQVVHTERQFSCSHCGREFIRSQNLIEHERTHTGERPFTCSVCGKGFTRLSYLTTHRLVHTDNRPFKCTECEKSYKTTSELLIHQRVHTGERPFTCAVCEKAFARSSHLAKHQLVHTDKRLFKCSECEKTYRTTTDLLTHQRVHNGERPFRCTVCGTGFTLSSSLQKHQRVHTGKRSFTCSTCGKGFIHSANLLTHQRVHTGERPFLCSDCGKTFIHSSHLLRHQKVHK, from the coding sequence atggagaaacagtggaaatgtgcggattgtgggaaggggttcagttacCCTTCCCAGCTTAAaaatcatcaacgcagtcacactggggagagaccattcacctgctccatgtgtgggaaaggattcattcagtcatcccacctgctttcacaccagcaagttcaccttGATGAGAGGCTGTTAAACCATTCGGACTGTGAAAGCAACTTTAAAAGCTCGGAGGACCTGGTTACGCACCAGGTTGTtcacactgagagacagttcagttgctctcactgtgggagggAGTTCATACGATCACAGAACCTCATCGAACatgaacgcactcacactggggagaggccattcacctgctctgtgtgtgggaagggattcacgcgaTTATCCTACCTCACTACACATCGTCTGGTTCACACTGAtaacagacctttcaaatgtactgaatgtgagaagagttataaaaccacaagtgaattgctgatacaccagcgggttcacactggggagaggccattcacctgcgctGTGTGTGAGAAGGCATTTGCACGATCATCCCACCTCGCTAAACACCAACTGGTTCACACGGATAAAAGACTTTTCAaatgctctgagtgtgagaagaCTTACAGAACCACAActgacctgctgacacaccagcgagttcacaatggggagaggccattcagatgtacagtgtgtgggacAGGATTCACTCTGTCGTCCAGcctccagaaacaccagcgagttcacactgggaagaggtcgttcacctgctccacgtgtggaaaaggattcattcattcagccaatcttctgacacaccagcgagttcacactggggagaggccattcctttgctctgactgtgggaagacatTCATCCACTCATCCCACCTTTTGAGACACCAGAAAGTTCACAAATGA